The sequence GCCCGGCGCCGGGTCAGGTCGTCGTTGAGATAGCCGTACAGCCGCTCGAACCGTGCGTCGATGTCCGGGGCCATCGCGACCAGCAGGAGATCGAGGTCCGGCGCGACCAGGCCGAAGCGCTCCGCGAGCGCCGCGATCCGGCCCCGCTCCGGGGAGTCCTCACCAGCGCCGTGCGCGGGGACGGGGCGGAACGCGTCGCGGGACTCCAGAATGCGGTCGGCCGCCGCGGCGGTGAGGTACTGGCCCCGGTACGGGTCGTCCGGCTCCGGGTCGGTCTCCCGGCGCAGCGCGACCGCGAGCCGTACCCGCTGCTCGACGCGGCCCAGCCGTTCCCAGAGGTCGGCGACGGGCGGCGGCGAGGCGCCGTCCGGCTCCTGGAGGCCGGGCGGCGCCTGATGCGCGGTGGTCACCTGGCCGTACCTCCACGCCTGCGCCGGCCCGGCGGCAGCCGCCGCTCACGCTCGGCCGCGAAACCCTTCCCCGCCGGGTCCGACGCGCCCTCGTAGCGCAGCCGCCGCCCCGGTTCCGTCGCCTCGCCGTCCCGGGCGGGGACCGTCTGGACCAGCAGCCCTTCGGTGACCGGCGGCCCGGCCACCTCCACGTCGCCGGCCAGCGGCGCCCACACCCGCAGGTCGATCGCCGCCTTCAGCTCGCCGCCCAGCGCCGACCACACGTCCACGGTGGACGGCCGGTCGCCCGTACCGGCCGACGCCGCCTCCATCTCCACGGTGAGACCGAGCTCGGCGAGGCTGCCCGTGAGCATCCGCACCGGCAGCACGCTCGTGCGGATCAGGCAGCGCAACACCTCGGAGAGCAGCCGGTGTTCGTCCTGCGGGCGGTTGGTCCACGCGGTCACCAGATAGGTCAGCTCGAACCAGCGCGGCGGCGTGCGCCGCCCCGTGATCACGCCCTCGTCGTCGTACTCCTCGGCGGTGCCGGTACGGCGACGGGTCGCGTCCTCGCGGATGCCGTAGAGGAAGACGCTCACCGTGGGGGCGTTGCGGCGCGCGGACCAGTCCTTCGTCGGGGCGTCGAAGACCAGCTCGACCCCGCTGTCCTGGAGACCGGCGTCGACCAGCAACAGCCGCAGCCCCTCGTCCACTTCGTGGATCACCGGCGGCCCACCTCGTCCGGCGGCACGATGTTGCCGCTGACCACCAGGAAGTCCGTGGAGACCGGGGAGAAGCCGGGCCCGGACGCGGTGATGGTGCGCGGCCCCGTCTGGTCCTTCACCAGGATGAGGAGCTGGGCGATGAACGTGCCGTCGCCGCCCGGCCGGGTGGGCGGCGCGGTCGCCGTGATCCCGGGCTTCCAGGTGAGCTTCACCGGCACGCCGGGCGGGAAGTCCTTCCCCCGCACCGAGGTGACGAACCCGGGCTTGCCGACCTCCGGCACCGAGACGATGCGCGGCTGGAGGATGCGCAGCGGAGCGCGGGAGACGTTGTCACCCAGGTCCGCGTCGGTGCCGCTCGTCGTCAGCGTCCCGGTGATGGTGGTCCGCAGCGCGCGGTCGGGGGCGAGGACCACCCGCAGCACCGAGGACGCGCCGGGCGCCAGATCGGGGAGCGTGCACGAACCGGCGGCGGTGCAGCCGGCCGGCAGCGTCTTCACGGGGACCCGGGCGGGCAGCCCGAGCCGCAGCCGCAGACCGGTGGCCAGGGCGTTCTTCCCGTTGCGCACGGTGTACGTCACCACGACCCGGCCGCCCACGTATCCGGGGCTGGGCTGCGCCCGTACGACGACCCCGGGGCCCGCCTCGGGTGCGGGCGGCAGCGGAGCCGGCGGCTGGGCGGGCGGCTGCGAGGCCGGCGGCGGGAGGGTGTGGGGCGGGGTGGGGACGGGGGACGCGGGCGGGTCCGGGAGCTGGGGGATCTCGCGGACCCGGATGTCGGTCCCGGTCGCGTTGTCCGTGGGGTTCGGGTCGGTCACCGAACCGGTGACCGACCAGCCCAGCTGCCAGGGCCCGGTCGTGACACCCGTCAGCCGCGCGGTGACCTGGACCTCGTCGCCGGGCTTGAGGACGCCCAGCTCACAGCTCGGCGATCCGGCGGCGCAGGTGCCGGCGGTGCTGGTCAGCTCCTCCAGGCGCACGCCCTGCGGGACGTCGGCGACGAAGGTGGTGCCGGGCGAGGGGGCCGGGCCGTGATTGGTGACGGTGACGGTCACCGTCACCGACGAGCCGGTGTCCACCGGGGGCACGGTGGGCGGTGCGGTCACCGCCAGGTCCACCTGCTGCTGGTAGGCGGGCTCCTTCTGCCGGCCCCGCAGCCGCGCGGTCAGCGGGGTCACGGTGCCGGTGGCGAGGTCGAGTTCGGACAGCTGCTCGGGGGAGCTGGGCGCCCTGTCCCGGCGGTGGCTGAACACCAGCCGCCCGGCGTCCGAGGACCAGGCCACGTCACGCGGCTGGTAGGGGCCGGTCAGTTCGACGTCCGGGATCTCCTTGCCGCAGGCGTCGGGGTCGTCGCGGCGGTCGGTGGGCAGGACGACCCGGCAGTCCCCGCCGTCCGGCGAGATGACGACGACGCTCGCCCGCTGGTTGATCTGGTCGGCGCGGTCCTTGCGGTTGAAGGCGACGGACGCGCCATCGGGGGAGAACGCGGGGCTGTCGTCGATCACCTTGCACTCGCCGGGGCAGCCGTGGACGCTGAGGTCGTCCTGCTGTCCGAGCTCGTCCGCCCGGGCCGTCCAGACGTGCTTGATGCCGCCGAGGTCCCGGATCACCTCGTTGCGGGTGAAGGCGAGCATGGTGCCGTCGGCCGACCACGCCGGCTGGGCGTCGCCGCCGGCCTCCTCGCCATCGGGCGGGACCACCTCGCCGGTGATCTTCCCGGTGTCGGCGTCGGCGACGAGTACCCGGCTCGTCCACGTCGGGTTCTCGCCCTCGCCGGGGGTGGACCGGGTGAAGGCCAGCCGGGTGCCGTCCGGGGAGAACGCGGGGTCGGTGTCCCGCTCCTTCGGGGCCCGCCCCTCCAGGTCCAGCAGCTTCTTGTTCTGCCCTTCGGTGTCGGTCAGCCAGATCTGCTGGACCCGTTCGCCCTCGTCGCCCACGAAGCGGGTGACGGCGATCTTCTGTCCGTCGGGTGTGTACGTCTGCCGCTCGGTCCAGGGGTCGTAGCCCGGTCCGGGGTGGAACAGCGGGTCCAGGGCGGGATCGTCGCTCTCGTTGTCCTTGGCCGCCGGGTCCTCGCGCAGCACGTCGAGCCTGAGGTCCCGGGGGTCCGCGCCGTCCTGCCGCATGTCCTGGAGCGTGACGATCTCGCCGTCCTCGGTGGTGCGGCGGGTGACGACCGTCGTCCAGGTGCCGCCGCCCGTTCCGAGCACGGCGGGTGCGTCCACCTCACGGTTCTCGGTGAGCTGGATCTGCGGGGCCGGGTCTTCGAGGGAGGGGATCCGGTACACGTGGTCGTAGGGGGCGCATCCGCAGTCCCGGTTGGGGCTGAGGAAGAGCAGACCGACGCCGTCCGGGAGCCAGGCCGATGACCGGGTGCCCCAGTCCTCGCCGAGGCCGGTCAGCACCGGCTGGACCTTGCCCGGACCGTCGGTGACCCGCAGCCGGAAGCCGGTGTCCGTCTCGTTCACCGGCTCGACCGCCAGTGTGTACGTGATGAGGAAGGGGCGGGCGTCGTCGTCCACCGGGTTCCACTCGGGCTCGCTCGCGTCGCCCTCCGTGCTGTCGCTGACGCACGTCACCGCCCCGCCGTCCAGGTCCCGTTCATAGATCTGGGTGCCGGGCTCCGGGCCGCCGTCGCTCGCGTACGCGATCCGGGTGCCGTCGGGGGAGAGCGTCGGAGAGGTCTCGTCGGCGGCCGTGTCCGTCAGCTGCCGCAGCCCGTTGCCGTCGACCCCGATCGACCACAGGTCACGCTGGGCGCCCTCGCCCGCGCCGGCCACGGAGGAGTCGAAGACCACCGTCCGCCCGTCGACGGAGAGTTCGGGGTGCGCGGCGTCCATGCCGAAGGTGAGCCTGAGTACGCTGCCGTCCGCGCCGCGCACGTACACCTGCGGCCGGGCCTCGTCGCGGAGGCTGGTGAAGACCAGCACCTCACCGCGCCCGAAGGCGTCCTGGTCGTAGTGGGCGGGCTCGTCGCCGTCGAACAGGTCCTCGGTCTTCGTCCCCGAGACGGCCCGACCCAGGCTGCGGTGGCCCGTACCGGCGAAGACGATGCGCCCGGTGTCCGCCGGGGCCGCCTCCGCCGCGGCGACCGCCTGGTGCGGATCCTGCGGAGCGGATACGGAACCCGCCACCAGCAGGGGTGTCAGCAGCACCAGGGCGCCGCTCAGCCGACGCAACCGGGCACCCCTCGCCGGGCCAGCAGGACCGCTCACGGTCCACCTCACAGTCTGGTCGATGGTTCTCCACGCTGAGCATCCCGCGTACGGGGGGCGCGGGGACAGGGCCGGGAGTACCCGGGACGGGGTAAGAGCGGGTGCCCTTTGCGGCTGCCCGCCCGGCGGGAGTGCCCCGGCCCGGACGCCCGGCACCCGTCCGCCGGGCCCCCGCCCCGTTCCGCGGGTGCCCGGCAGCCTTTTCCCACGGGCCCCGGGACACCGCGGAGGCAACTCCGGTTGCCCCCGCGGGCCCGTCAGATGAGCCCGTGCCGCATGGCGTAGCCCACCGCGTGGGCCCGGTTGCGCAGGTCCAGGCGGGTGGCGACCTCGTGCAGCACGTTCTTGACGGTGCGTTCGGAGTACGAGGTCTTCTGCGCGATCTCCGCGGTGCCGTAGCCCTCCGACACCAGCCTGATCATCTCCGCCTCCCGCGCCGTGAGGGTGGACAGCGAGAGACCCCTGGGGTCCAGCACCGTGCGGTGCAGACTGCTGACATGGTCGAGGAGCTTGCCGAGGAGGTCGCCCGGCAGCACGCCCTCTCCCTTCGCGATGGCCGTGACGAGGTGGACGAGACGGTCCTGGTCGGCCTCCCCGCGCCGCAGCACGGCGGAGACCCCGTACTCGATGAGGGTCTGGAGCGCACCCGCCTCGAAGTAGCCGACGACCAGGCCGGTGCGGGTGGAGGTGTTGCGCTGGAGGCGGTGCAGGAGCTGGACGGCGGACTCGTTCACCATGTCCACCACTACTAAGGAGACCTGGGCGTTGTCCGCCTCCTCCTCCGGCATCAGCTCGATCTCCGGCCGGGGGCGCAGCTGTTGCACCACACCGGTCTGGAGGATCAGGTCCTCCGCGTACACCGCCACCGAGACCCGGCCCGGCGCCGGTGTGCTCCTCGTGCGCTGCTCGGGCGCGGAGGGCACGCGGCCGGGGCCACCCGCAGCCCCCGTCTTCGTTATGTCTGTCGTGGTCGTGGTCATGGGCTCGTCCTTCTGGGCCGCTTTCGCCGATATCCGATACGTCGGGTGTGCCGTGCTCGCTCGCCCGGCGCCCCGCAGGGCGACCTCGCCCGGGGGTGCGGTGCGGGCACCCGGCACGGGTGTGCCGCCGGGGCACCGCCCCTGCCCGGACGTTGCCCTCCCGCCCCTGCTGCCGGGACGGCGGTGCGGCCTAACGTCGCATCGTGACCACATCTGCCGAACTCGACATGCCCACGGTGACGGTGTCGCCCGGCACCGAAGCGACGACCACGCTGACCGTGCGCAACGACGGCGACATCGTGGAGGCGTACACCCTCGAAGTGGTCGGCGACAGTGCGCCCTGGACCACGGTGGAACCGGCGCGGGTCTCCCTCTACCCGGGTACGTCCCAGACCGTGACGGTGCGGTTCGCACCGCCCAGGTCCCACGAGGTCAGGGCGGGCGAGGTGCCCGTGGGCATACGCGTACTGCCCGCCGAGCACCCCGAGTTGGTCGCCGTTCCCGAGATGACGGTGGTGGTCGAGCCCTTCCGCGAGCTGCGGTCGAGGCTGGAGCCGGGCCGGCGCAGGGGCTGGCTGGGTGCCCGCTTCCGGGCCTCGGTGCAGAACCGCGGGAACGCTCCCACCGACGTCGTGTTCGGCGGCAGGCAGGCGGGCGAGGAACTGCGCCTCGCCTTCACCCCGGAACGCCGGACGCTGGAGCCCGGCGAGTCCGCCGAGGCGGGCCTGCGGGTCCGGGCCCGGAAGCTGATCTGGTTCGGCGCCCCGGCCACCTGGCCGTTCGAGGTCGCCGCCGCGGAGCCGGAGACGGAGGGGGCCGCCGCCGAGGACGGGCGGCAGCAGGTCCCGCCGGAGCCGCTGCCGGGCGAGTTCGTCCAGCTCCCGGTGCTGCCGAAGTGGCTGCTGATCGTCCTCGCGGCCCTGATCGCGCTGCTCCTGGCGTGGTTCGCCCTGGTGCGGCCCGCCGTCCAGAGCGCCGCGAAGGAAGCGGGGACCAAGGCGGCCCAGGAGGAGAACCGGGAACCCCAGGGCGGCACGGCGACCGGCGGCGCCACGGATGACGGCAAGGGCCAGGGGGAGGCGAAGGGTCAGGGCACCACGTCCGGGGCGGACGGGAGCGGCGGTGCCGGTACGGGCGGTGGCTCCGGTTCGACCGGGGGCGGTGGCGGGGGCGACGGCGCCCAGAGCTCCGAGACCATCGACGTGCAGACGCGTGCCGGGGAACAGGGGATCGGGACCCACGTCGTCGAGGACGGAAAGACATTCGGTGTCACCGACATCGTCGTGGCGAATTTCCAGGGCGACGAAGGGGTGCTGACGATCTCCTTCGGGAAGCGGAAGATCACCACCATTGCGCTGGAGACGTTCAGGAACCAGGACTATCACTGGGTCACCCCCATTCAGGTACTGGAGAAGGATGCGATCACCGTTTCCGTGACGTGTTCCAAGCCTGGGACTCCGGCAACCGGAACGCAGGCCTCGAAGTGCCATCAGGTACTCAATGTCAGTGG comes from Streptomyces sp. Mut1 and encodes:
- a CDS encoding DUF4255 domain-containing protein produces the protein MIHEVDEGLRLLLVDAGLQDSGVELVFDAPTKDWSARRNAPTVSVFLYGIREDATRRRTGTAEEYDDEGVITGRRTPPRWFELTYLVTAWTNRPQDEHRLLSEVLRCLIRTSVLPVRMLTGSLAELGLTVEMEAASAGTGDRPSTVDVWSALGGELKAAIDLRVWAPLAGDVEVAGPPVTEGLLVQTVPARDGEATEPGRRLRYEGASDPAGKGFAAERERRLPPGRRRRGGTAR
- a CDS encoding helix-turn-helix transcriptional regulator, translated to MTTTTTDITKTGAAGGPGRVPSAPEQRTRSTPAPGRVSVAVYAEDLILQTGVVQQLRPRPEIELMPEEEADNAQVSLVVVDMVNESAVQLLHRLQRNTSTRTGLVVGYFEAGALQTLIEYGVSAVLRRGEADQDRLVHLVTAIAKGEGVLPGDLLGKLLDHVSSLHRTVLDPRGLSLSTLTAREAEMIRLVSEGYGTAEIAQKTSYSERTVKNVLHEVATRLDLRNRAHAVGYAMRHGLI
- a CDS encoding COG1470 family protein, encoding MPTVTVSPGTEATTTLTVRNDGDIVEAYTLEVVGDSAPWTTVEPARVSLYPGTSQTVTVRFAPPRSHEVRAGEVPVGIRVLPAEHPELVAVPEMTVVVEPFRELRSRLEPGRRRGWLGARFRASVQNRGNAPTDVVFGGRQAGEELRLAFTPERRTLEPGESAEAGLRVRARKLIWFGAPATWPFEVAAAEPETEGAAAEDGRQQVPPEPLPGEFVQLPVLPKWLLIVLAALIALLLAWFALVRPAVQSAAKEAGTKAAQEENREPQGGTATGGATDDGKGQGEAKGQGTTSGADGSGGAGTGGGSGSTGGGGGGDGAQSSETIDVQTRAGEQGIGTHVVEDGKTFGVTDIVVANFQGDEGVLTISFGKRKITTIALETFRNQDYHWVTPIQVLEKDAITVSVTCSKPGTPATGTQASKCHQVLNVSGRLSDLAR